From a single Silene latifolia isolate original U9 population chromosome 6, ASM4854445v1, whole genome shotgun sequence genomic region:
- the LOC141585944 gene encoding phragmoplastin DRP1E-like, translating to MAMMGSFIGLNNRIQRVCTLLGDHNAANSAFNSLWEALPSVAVVGGQSSGKSSVLESIVGRDFLPRGFGIVTRRPLVLQLHKTVEGSQEYAEFLHLPKRRFTDFSLVRKEIQDETDRVTGKTKQISPVPIHLSIYSPNVVNLTLIDLPGLTKVAVDGQPESVVQDIEDMVRSYVDKPNSIILAISPANQDIATSDAIKLAREVDPSGDRTFGVLTKLDLMDKGTDALDVLEGRSYRLQHPWVGIVNRSQADINRNVDMIAARRKEREYFATSRDYSHLASRMGSEYLAELLSKHLESVIRARIPSITRLINKTIEELEAELDRLGRPVGIDAGAQLYTILELCRAFDKVFKEHLDGGRPGGSRIYGVFDHQLPAAMKKLPFDRYLSLQNVRKVVSQSDGYQPHLIAPEQGYRRLIEGALNYFRGPAEASVDAVHFVLKELVRKSIAETQELKRFPSLQTEIAGATIEALERFRNESRKTVIRLVEMEASYLTVDFFRKLPQEIEKSASPAASNMDQYSEAHFRRIALNVSSYIHMVADTLKNTIPKAAVHCQVKEAKHSLLNLFYSQIGKLEAKQQGMLLDEDPVLMERRQQCAKQLELYKAARDEIESVSWAR from the exons ATGGCGATGATGGGGAGTTTTATAGGTTTAAACAACAGAATTCAGAGAGTTTGTACTCTCCTCGGCGACCACAACGCTGCCAATTCCGCTTTCAATTCTCTTTGGGAAGCTCTTCCCTCTGTCGCCGTTGTTGGCGGTCAG AGTTCTGGAAAATCGTCGGTCCTTGAAAGTATTGTTGGTCGTGATTTCCTTCCTAGAGGATTTG GGATTGTGACGAGAAGGCCGTTGGTATTGCAGTTGCATAAAACAGTGGAAGGATCACAGGAGTATGCTGAGTTCCTTCACTTGCCTAAGCGCCGTTTCactgattttt CCCTTGTTCGTAAGGAGATTCAAGATGAAACCGATAGAGTGACAGGAAAGACGAAACAAATTTCGCCGGTTCCTATTCATCTCAGCATTTACTCACCAAATG TTGTCAACTTGACCCTTATTGATTTGCCGGGTTTGACAAAGGTTGCTGTGG ACGGACAGCCTGAAAGTGTTGTCCAAGATATCGAAGACATGGTTCGTTCATATGTTGATAAG CCCAACTCCATTATACTGGCAATATCGCCTGCTAACCAGGATATTGCAACATCAGATGCCATAAAACTTGCCAGGGAAGTGGACCCCAGTG GAGACAGGACCTTCGGTGTCTTAACGAAACTGGATCTGATGGACAAGGGGACTGATGCTTTGGAT GTTCTCGAAGGAAGATCTTACAGGCTTCAACACCCCTGGGTGGGGATAGTGAATCGCTCACAAGCAGATATCAACAGGAATGTTGATATGATAGCTGCAAGACGCAAGGAGCGCGAGTACTTTGCAACAAGCCGTGATTATTCACACTTAGCTAGTAGGATGGGATCAGAATATCTTGCAGAGCTGCTATCGAAG CATTTGGAGTCTGTAATTAGGGCCCGTATCCCAAGTATTACAAGACTGATAAACAAGACCATTGAGGAGCTAGAAGCAGAACTGGATCGACTTGGCAGGCCTGTCGGCATTGATGCTGGG GCACAATTATACACAATTCTGGAACTTTGCCGCGCATTCGATAAAGTATTTAAGGAACATCTTGATGGAGG ACGTCCTGGAGGTAGTCGAATATACGGAGTTTTTGACCACCAGCTTCCTGCGGCTATGAAAAAGCTTCCGTTTGATCGGTACCTTTCCCTGCAAAATGTTAGGAAGGTAGTTTCCCAGTCTGATGGTTATCAGCCACATCTTATAGCCCCTGAACAAGGTTACCGGCGCCTAATTGAAggtgcattaaattatttcagagGTCCTGCTGAAGCGTCTGTTGATGCT GTTCACTTCGTGCTGAAGGAGCTTGTCAGAAAATCAATTGCAGAAACTCAG GAGCTCAAGCGCTTCCCGTCTTTGCAAACTGAGATAGCTGGAGCTACTATTGAAGCCTTGGAGAGGTTCCGAAATGAAAGCAGGAAAACAGTTATCAGGCTAGTGGAAATGGAAGCTTCATACCTCACTGTTGATTTCTTCCGGAAGCTTCCTCAAGAGATTGAGAAGAGTGCAAGTCCAGCTGCTTCAAATATGGACCAATACTCAGAGGCACATTTTCGAAGAATAGCATTAAATGTTTCCTCTTATATACATATGGTTGCTGATACACTCAAAAATACCATTCCCAAGGCAGCTGTTCATTGCCAAGTCAAGGAGGCGAAGCACTCCCTGCTCAATCTTTTCTACTCGCAAATTGGCAAATTAGAG GCGAAACAGCAAGGAATGTTGCTGGATGAAGACCCTGTGCTGATGGAGAGAAGGCAACAATGTGCTAAACAGCTTGAACTATATAAGGCAGCCAGAGACGAGATTGAGTCTGTATCGTGGGCCCGGTGA